The following proteins are co-located in the Flectobacillus major DSM 103 genome:
- a CDS encoding tetratricopeptide repeat-containing sensor histidine kinase translates to MFKQFSFGMIYTKTIFPKVLTLLVFSFLYPFFVFSQQKKINQLLSDWKRLSANGKLQSDTVAINILNALGDEYLHTVSDSAYICANKALSLSESLKYPKGISEACATIAKMHYMKGNYDLSLTQALRSLKLSSQNGNISGVATATNSIGLIYLAQEKDTLALKEFLKAASINKALNIQNKLAGNYFNAGLCFLEIKSDSAIYYLHLAKSISTKIHDEHLLAMTNNRLGDFYLQKGQTQKAISFYASVLQNRAYQNDWENSFAYTGLANCYYKLGKYKVAVSYSQKGYWLAKKTNTKWDIERALNVLYKSYTALGDSGKAYMYLLMDKQYSDSLFSESKEKEINALNLKQKQAEYEVLVKKNQIVQQQQATNRMVIIIIVLIALFLMIITVMTFRGAERMKKLYQDLQKKSDYIVAQKQLIEQKNDELNNSNQTKDRLFSIIAHDLRSPFGAMIGTLQLIKAGMLNEKEKQFMFDRLFEQVTVTSAMLEHLLTWANSQREGLKTEMISLSLTQVIDEVIAVSVAVANEKKIQLVHQHDENPMLILADPDQIRIIFQNLVANAIKFTQPEGTIVVSYLLGEKTISVSVKDTGVGMSEAKLEQIFQESGKKVSTYGTKNEKGIGLGLVLVKKFVELNNATISVSSKEQEGTEFVITFKY, encoded by the coding sequence ATGTTTAAGCAATTCAGTTTTGGTATGATATACACAAAGACTATATTCCCTAAAGTCCTTACTTTATTAGTATTTTCTTTTTTATATCCTTTCTTTGTTTTTTCTCAACAAAAAAAAATAAATCAACTTCTTTCAGACTGGAAGAGGCTTTCGGCTAATGGAAAGCTTCAATCAGATACAGTAGCAATCAATATCCTGAATGCTCTAGGAGATGAATACTTACATACCGTGTCTGATAGTGCCTATATTTGTGCCAATAAAGCCCTGAGCTTGTCAGAGTCGCTAAAATATCCCAAAGGTATTTCAGAAGCCTGTGCAACGATTGCTAAGATGCACTACATGAAAGGCAACTACGACCTATCATTGACCCAAGCCTTACGTTCATTGAAGTTAAGTAGCCAAAATGGAAACATTAGTGGTGTGGCAACAGCTACCAATAGTATCGGGTTGATATACCTTGCTCAAGAAAAAGATACTTTGGCATTGAAGGAATTTTTGAAAGCTGCAAGTATCAATAAAGCCTTGAATATTCAGAATAAGTTAGCGGGAAATTACTTTAATGCAGGGTTATGTTTTTTAGAAATAAAGTCGGATAGTGCTATTTATTATCTGCATTTGGCAAAATCTATTAGTACCAAAATTCATGACGAGCATTTGTTGGCCATGACCAATAATAGGCTTGGTGATTTTTATTTACAAAAAGGCCAAACCCAAAAGGCTATCTCATTTTATGCTTCTGTACTACAAAATCGTGCCTATCAAAACGATTGGGAAAATAGTTTTGCCTATACGGGGCTTGCTAACTGTTATTACAAATTAGGGAAATATAAAGTGGCGGTATCATATAGCCAAAAGGGGTATTGGTTGGCCAAAAAAACCAATACCAAATGGGACATCGAACGGGCATTGAATGTACTCTATAAGTCTTATACTGCCCTTGGCGACTCAGGAAAAGCCTATATGTATCTTTTGATGGACAAGCAGTATAGCGATAGCTTGTTTAGTGAATCGAAAGAAAAAGAAATCAATGCTCTCAATCTCAAGCAAAAACAAGCTGAATATGAAGTACTGGTAAAAAAGAACCAAATCGTACAACAACAGCAAGCTACCAACCGAATGGTTATTATTATTATTGTATTGATAGCTTTGTTTTTGATGATTATTACGGTTATGACTTTTAGAGGGGCCGAAAGAATGAAAAAATTGTATCAGGATTTGCAAAAGAAATCAGATTATATTGTTGCTCAAAAGCAGTTGATAGAACAAAAAAATGATGAACTCAATAATTCAAATCAGACCAAAGACCGCCTGTTTTCTATTATAGCACACGACCTCCGAAGCCCTTTTGGTGCTATGATTGGTACATTACAGTTAATAAAGGCTGGAATGCTCAATGAAAAGGAAAAACAATTTATGTTTGACCGACTTTTTGAGCAGGTAACAGTGACTTCGGCTATGCTTGAACACCTTTTGACATGGGCTAATAGCCAAAGAGAAGGACTAAAAACTGAAATGATAAGCCTGTCGTTGACGCAGGTTATTGATGAAGTAATAGCAGTATCGGTGGCTGTTGCCAATGAAAAGAAAATCCAGCTTGTTCATCAGCACGATGAGAACCCCATGCTAATCCTAGCCGACCCCGACCAAATACGTATTATATTTCAGAACTTAGTAGCTAATGCTATCAAATTTACACAACCCGAAGGTACTATTGTAGTAAGTTACCTACTGGGTGAAAAAACAATTAGTGTTTCGGTGAAAGATACTGGCGTAGGGATGTCGGAAGCTAAATTAGAACAGATTTTTCAGGAGTCAGGCAAA
- a CDS encoding DUF4202 domain-containing protein: MTKLEQAFQLFDAYNQQDSHTFIWQGVSFRQEYFMALRLYEWVLKLNPEANDELLLASRSQHIGRWEIPRNTYPAGKAGYLTWRKELGKFHAKTAGNLMAQVGYDTAQIARVGQIITKQKIKQDTDVQTIENALCLVFLQFQYEDFHTKHEPEKVIEILKKSLLKMDAHGHSFALQLDYSAKGLGYIQEALKLL, encoded by the coding sequence ATGACAAAATTAGAACAGGCTTTTCAGCTATTTGATGCTTATAACCAACAAGATTCACATACTTTTATTTGGCAAGGAGTATCTTTTCGGCAAGAATACTTTATGGCTCTTCGTTTGTATGAGTGGGTTTTAAAACTTAATCCAGAAGCCAACGACGAACTTTTGTTGGCATCAAGAAGCCAGCATATTGGGCGGTGGGAAATTCCCCGTAATACCTACCCAGCAGGAAAAGCGGGGTATTTGACTTGGCGTAAAGAATTAGGTAAGTTTCATGCAAAAACAGCGGGTAATTTGATGGCTCAGGTGGGTTATGATACTGCTCAGATAGCAAGAGTTGGACAAATTATTACCAAGCAAAAAATTAAACAGGATACCGATGTGCAAACCATAGAAAATGCTTTATGTTTGGTATTTCTTCAATTTCAATACGAAGATTTTCATACCAAACACGAACCCGAAAAGGTGATAGAAATTCTGAAAAAATCATTGCTGAAAATGGATGCCCACGGGCATAGTTTTGCTTTACAATTAGACTATTCAGCAAAGGGATTAGGGTATATTCAGGAAGCACTCAAGTTATTGTAA
- a CDS encoding PspA/IM30 family protein: MWTNLLKRIFNIGKAEAHAALDEIEDPVKMMKLAVGQLEEAIAKVTKALSVAMANHQRLADDTEQFNLECISWYQKARLALQNGHSELAQKALTQKSFADKKHTEYTLLTQNSAQMVKQLQEQVEDLKLKLDETKTKQRIYAAKAETAKAQQQIAASLGGLNHSALANMTHYEDKIKQWEAEGNALTQINSMENHLDKSLRGIQQEINIQEDFERLQQELKAQKAKEKNQKMADLQTKFDEMNQTQTPQKQPVDKLLNDFFNNAS, translated from the coding sequence ATGTGGACGAACCTCTTAAAGAGAATCTTCAATATCGGAAAAGCTGAAGCTCATGCTGCCCTCGATGAAATAGAAGACCCCGTAAAAATGATGAAACTAGCCGTAGGCCAATTGGAAGAGGCTATTGCTAAAGTAACCAAAGCTTTGTCGGTAGCTATGGCCAATCACCAACGACTAGCCGACGACACCGAGCAGTTTAATTTAGAATGTATTTCTTGGTATCAAAAAGCGAGATTGGCTTTGCAAAATGGACACAGTGAACTAGCTCAAAAAGCCCTTACTCAAAAAAGCTTTGCTGATAAAAAACATACTGAATATACCCTCTTGACCCAAAATTCGGCTCAAATGGTAAAACAGCTGCAAGAACAAGTAGAGGATTTGAAACTCAAACTTGACGAAACCAAAACCAAGCAACGAATCTATGCGGCCAAGGCCGAAACCGCCAAAGCTCAACAACAAATTGCGGCTTCGTTAGGAGGACTCAACCATTCGGCACTGGCCAATATGACACATTATGAAGATAAAATAAAACAGTGGGAAGCCGAAGGGAATGCTCTGACGCAAATCAATAGTATGGAGAATCACCTTGATAAATCTTTGAGAGGTATACAACAAGAAATCAATATTCAAGAGGATTTTGAAAGGCTACAACAAGAATTAAAAGCTCAAAAAGCGAAAGAGAAAAACCAAAAAATGGCTGACCTACAAACGAAGTTTGACGAGATGAATCAAACCCAAACACCACAAAAACAGCCTGTTGATAAACTATTAAACGATTTTTTTAATAATGCTAGCTAA
- a CDS encoding TerD family protein gives MSINLKKGGSINLSKSMTKLNKVMIGLGWEQNRIPVDLDASVFILGANEKLLSDEYFVFYNNLKSPDGAVQHTGDNRNGSVDDDDEIILVNLETIHPNAQEIGICVSIHEAINRGHNFGLLKDAYIRIVDVATQKEVIHYDLDVSHSQDNAVIFAKIKKAVNDWFFYADSQGSLAELQGFVDQYV, from the coding sequence ATGTCTATCAATCTCAAAAAAGGAGGTTCTATCAACCTTTCAAAATCAATGACCAAACTCAATAAAGTGATGATTGGGCTTGGCTGGGAACAGAACCGTATTCCTGTCGATTTAGATGCCTCGGTATTTATTTTAGGAGCTAATGAAAAACTCTTGTCTGATGAATACTTTGTTTTTTATAATAACCTCAAATCACCCGACGGAGCGGTACAACATACAGGCGACAACCGCAATGGTTCGGTAGATGACGACGACGAAATCATTTTGGTCAACCTCGAAACCATCCACCCCAATGCTCAAGAAATAGGCATTTGTGTGTCGATTCACGAAGCCATAAACCGTGGCCATAATTTTGGGCTACTCAAAGATGCCTACATCCGTATTGTGGATGTGGCTACGCAAAAAGAAGTTATTCATTACGACTTAGATGTTTCGCACAGCCAAGACAATGCCGTTATTTTTGCAAAAATCAAAAAAGCTGTTAATGACTGGTTTTTCTATGCCGATTCGCAAGGTTCTTTGGCCGAATTACAGGGTTTTGTTGACCAATACGTTTAA
- a CDS encoding TerD family protein, with translation MINLSKNSQISLAKNGIDLKEITIGLDWGSIQESSFWGLLKSTQGVDLDGTVSVFDAQKKEIETVFFNNLRSKDGAIKHSGDDRIGDGLADNKDNEVISINLEKVNPMAQSIFIYLNSYKQQDFATIPYVKIKLVEGKNHNPTQTFATFSLASNDAYKGFVSMLMAKIQKVNGRWEFTALGDAIPCKNIAETIRLISQSYL, from the coding sequence ATGATAAATCTTAGTAAAAACTCCCAAATATCCTTAGCCAAAAATGGTATAGACTTAAAAGAAATCACCATTGGGTTAGACTGGGGAAGTATTCAAGAAAGCTCGTTTTGGGGCTTGCTCAAATCTACCCAAGGCGTAGATCTCGACGGCACGGTGTCGGTATTCGATGCTCAGAAAAAAGAAATCGAAACGGTTTTTTTCAATAATTTAAGGTCAAAAGACGGGGCTATCAAACACAGTGGCGACGACCGAATAGGCGACGGGTTGGCCGACAACAAAGATAACGAGGTGATTAGTATCAACTTAGAAAAGGTAAATCCAATGGCACAGAGCATATTTATTTACCTCAATTCGTACAAACAACAAGACTTTGCTACGATTCCTTATGTAAAAATAAAACTCGTAGAAGGTAAGAATCATAACCCTACTCAAACTTTTGCCACTTTTAGTTTGGCTAGCAACGACGCCTACAAAGGCTTTGTGTCGATGCTGATGGCAAAAATTCAGAAAGTAAATGGTCGATGGGAGTTCACGGCTTTGGGCGATGCGATTCCGTGCAAAAATATTGCCGAAACAATTCGCCTGATTAGTCAGTCGTACCTATGA
- a CDS encoding SH3 domain-containing protein, protein MKKLFLLPLFILLSLTAKGQVGNPKKIFELGIWKGTVTTDVSSKLEYYSLIKFPRVFLITINNKEIVSYGENIQGYSNIKDEILKATDLRSSGRYLCFCNKKDSLLLCDFPDFSTSDTSFSFSGTDIFDFNFKKNLNRETYSRIIKVLSGEQYNYFRELLYYTSYIKNIKAYLYSNRVIPTKMYLIKGDEVEILEEKGEWLKIRYYGKKTIEGWIKNSDVE, encoded by the coding sequence ATGAAGAAACTTTTTTTATTACCATTATTTATACTTTTATCCCTTACAGCTAAAGGGCAAGTGGGAAATCCAAAAAAGATATTCGAATTAGGGATATGGAAAGGTACCGTTACGACAGATGTATCATCAAAATTAGAGTATTACAGTCTGATTAAATTTCCACGTGTATTTCTGATCACAATAAATAATAAAGAGATAGTAAGTTATGGCGAAAATATTCAAGGGTACTCAAATATAAAAGACGAGATATTGAAAGCTACAGATTTAAGAAGTTCTGGAAGATATCTGTGCTTTTGTAATAAAAAAGACTCTCTTTTATTATGTGATTTTCCAGATTTTTCGACGTCAGATACAAGTTTTTCTTTCTCTGGGACTGACATATTTGATTTTAACTTCAAAAAAAACCTTAATAGAGAAACTTATTCTCGGATTATAAAGGTGCTTTCTGGTGAACAGTATAATTATTTTAGAGAACTACTCTATTATACTTCATATATCAAAAATATTAAAGCTTATTTATACAGTAATAGGGTTATACCCACCAAAATGTACTTAATCAAAGGCGATGAAGTAGAGATATTAGAAGAGAAAGGAGAATGGCTCAAAATTCGTTATTATGGTAAAAAAACTATCGAAGGCTGGATAAAAAATAGTGATGTGGAGTAA
- a CDS encoding SH3 domain-containing protein translates to MKTISQILILILLFSSLEVVSQVKTSTEKVLNNVWYLDTVNLYPKYKYENYQQFITFDKNIRYQANFYPKDVKAFKGNISTIQYYFLPDTVFNFFTSNNYDNDSLIIIFFNNAKNKKLLSSEVPLDFSKKINVAHVVHIISNSEQIIDAHLYNYDFYDEDTFVQYGFGWTPGQPQNGLTFRKAKNVPNEILKKESIFKKVRFRNILSLKTLVYTSPNTMSKNYLKKGDEVEVLEEKNIWLKIRFYGSKIIEGWIKKSDIE, encoded by the coding sequence ATGAAAACAATAAGCCAAATTCTAATACTGATACTACTTTTTTCCTCTTTAGAAGTTGTATCACAAGTAAAAACCAGTACAGAAAAAGTATTAAATAATGTATGGTATTTAGATACTGTAAATCTTTATCCCAAATATAAATATGAGAACTATCAACAGTTTATAACATTTGATAAAAATATAAGATATCAAGCAAATTTTTATCCAAAAGATGTTAAAGCTTTCAAAGGCAATATTTCTACAATACAATACTATTTCTTACCTGATACTGTTTTTAATTTTTTTACTTCAAACAACTATGATAACGATAGTCTAATTATTATTTTTTTTAATAATGCTAAAAATAAAAAACTTCTATCCTCTGAAGTTCCATTAGACTTTTCAAAAAAAATAAATGTAGCTCATGTTGTTCATATTATTAGTAATTCTGAACAAATTATTGATGCTCATTTATATAACTATGATTTTTATGATGAAGATACTTTTGTACAGTATGGGTTCGGTTGGACTCCTGGTCAACCTCAAAATGGGCTTACATTCAGAAAGGCTAAAAATGTTCCTAATGAAATTTTGAAGAAAGAAAGTATCTTCAAGAAAGTTAGGTTCAGGAATATATTGTCTCTAAAAACGTTAGTCTATACTTCTCCAAACACTATGTCGAAGAATTATTTGAAAAAGGGTGATGAGGTTGAGGTCTTAGAAGAAAAGAATATTTGGTTGAAAATACGATTTTATGGTAGTAAAATCATTGAAGGTTGGATAAAAAAGAGTGATATAGAATAA
- a CDS encoding glycoside hydrolase family 19 protein produces MKSGKNIAYLKGQTLGGVGQVQINNVCIDNLQIKFSTDGPFKIDPNSKTKTNQGINFSEPNSTNILLSVNVQDSERQKEKVDAVWGFLSGDKTNATFPITGEQLHNIFQGTDLSRCTEVANIINKYSDKFELNTPLRMAHFLGQIGWESNQLKAMGEGNGEGTCFKKASGQWNNIWFRQTWKEIPFSKECSDAPDDNQSKEKILKNGWDKIEDVPKRYICDGGEVSSSEAGKRLYCFVYRCEGGNGDENSCDGYRYRGHGIMQLTWKKQYIAFDKWLQSKGFVADYNKSLSDPDEGFKNTELNVLSGMWFWNKADCNNTADTIESGSTQSEFDKITKKNNTGLDASDKRKEIFENSYSILKK; encoded by the coding sequence TTGAAGTCAGGTAAAAATATTGCCTATCTAAAAGGGCAAACCTTGGGAGGAGTTGGGCAAGTACAAATCAATAATGTTTGTATTGACAATCTACAAATAAAGTTTTCTACCGACGGGCCTTTCAAAATAGACCCTAATAGTAAAACAAAAACAAATCAAGGTATCAATTTTTCAGAACCAAACTCAACGAATATCTTACTTAGTGTAAATGTACAAGATTCGGAAAGACAAAAAGAAAAAGTGGATGCCGTTTGGGGGTTTTTGAGTGGGGATAAAACCAATGCAACCTTCCCAATAACGGGTGAGCAATTGCACAATATATTTCAGGGAACAGACTTAAGTCGTTGTACTGAAGTAGCAAATATTATTAATAAGTATTCTGATAAATTTGAACTTAACACCCCGTTAAGAATGGCTCACTTTTTAGGGCAAATTGGGTGGGAATCAAATCAACTTAAGGCTATGGGAGAGGGAAATGGGGAGGGAACCTGTTTTAAAAAAGCGAGTGGTCAATGGAATAATATATGGTTTAGACAAACGTGGAAAGAAATACCATTTAGCAAAGAATGTTCTGATGCTCCAGATGACAATCAATCAAAAGAAAAAATACTCAAAAATGGTTGGGACAAAATTGAAGACGTACCTAAGAGATATATTTGCGATGGAGGAGAGGTTTCTTCAAGTGAGGCTGGAAAAAGACTTTATTGCTTTGTATATCGTTGCGAAGGAGGAAATGGCGATGAAAATTCTTGTGATGGATATCGATATCGAGGTCATGGAATTATGCAACTAACATGGAAAAAACAATATATTGCATTTGATAAATGGCTTCAATCTAAAGGTTTTGTAGCAGACTATAATAAATCCCTATCTGATCCAGATGAAGGTTTTAAGAACACCGAGTTGAATGTACTATCGGGAATGTGGTTTTGGAATAAAGCTGATTGTAACAACACCGCTGATACAATTGAAAGTGGTTCTACACAAAGCGAATTTGATAAAATTACAAAAAAAAATAATACTGGATTAGATGCCAGTGATAAACGTAAAGAAATATTTGAAAACTCTTATTCTATTTTAAAGAAATGA
- a CDS encoding SH3 domain-containing protein: MKHLKNKLMIVLLFIANIGCGQNSSNISSNLKDFEGIWLFIPPDWSNDTTFTSIKVLKNNIRFNIFYWKKSEKVNLDSMLIGFAPQNKEIQRLSDLVEVGTRMYFFTPNPKAPNDSIKYFEEASPSCLAMYNGIAGEEEFSPPEKGKPNYFTFNFNGRENEYHQQIHHLPNLIVQALCRNSTEKIKVEMFLKIKYAMIKVPKTFIFEELSSPSKMYLLKNDPVEVVEEKNGWLKVKYYPEKTGQWIGKTIEGWIKKSDIE; the protein is encoded by the coding sequence ATGAAACACTTAAAAAATAAACTAATGATAGTTTTGCTTTTTATAGCAAATATTGGTTGTGGACAAAATAGTAGTAATATTTCCTCAAATCTCAAAGATTTTGAAGGAATATGGCTTTTTATTCCACCTGATTGGAGTAATGATACAACTTTTACTTCGATAAAAGTATTAAAAAATAATATCAGGTTCAATATTTTTTATTGGAAGAAATCCGAAAAAGTAAATCTAGATTCCATGCTAATCGGTTTTGCTCCTCAGAATAAGGAAATTCAAAGGTTATCAGATTTAGTTGAAGTTGGTACACGAATGTATTTTTTTACACCCAATCCCAAAGCTCCCAATGATAGTATAAAATACTTTGAGGAAGCAAGTCCTAGTTGTTTGGCTATGTACAACGGTATAGCTGGAGAGGAAGAATTTAGTCCACCTGAAAAAGGTAAACCCAATTATTTTACCTTTAATTTTAATGGAAGAGAAAATGAATATCATCAACAAATACATCATTTACCTAATTTAATTGTGCAAGCTCTTTGTCGTAATAGTACAGAAAAAATCAAAGTAGAAATGTTCTTAAAAATCAAGTATGCTATGATAAAAGTCCCTAAAACATTTATTTTTGAGGAGCTAAGTTCGCCCAGTAAAATGTACCTACTCAAAAACGACCCTGTTGAAGTGGTAGAAGAAAAAAACGGTTGGTTAAAAGTTAAATATTATCCTGAAAAAACTGGACAATGGATTGGCAAGACCATCGAAGGTTGGATAAAAAAGAGTGATATAGAATAA
- a CDS encoding fibronectin type III domain-containing protein, translating into MKKYIFSGILIFSSVVVFGQNRHQTNTSSSKTLDKPLKVVPAPSKPTKASEGLYIVAKHQKNSISLRWAPLTQAIWQLGKQYGYILEKSTIKRDGKLLTTPEVNQPILLEPIDQMEWHKRYPQDDYVKATEPIYFETQEERMETDTAVVSGTLKGKYAFSVICADLSPNVATLMRLGYHDSSVKNNEEYLYRVRVNHPSYQTLKAYNQLTAGLQLNIPQYAPEHLSDVDFADSTVTLHWDESTYNIYSGYIIERSDDNGSTFTRVNKAPFVPVENTLQASGIVYACKVPILHKNYRFRVRGLDPFAEPSKPSNTVQVYAYQTQLVGAQNLKASFPAKNTVAINWEYPDSLQRNLKGFMVYKTKNLSDLTKVTPSPLGYNTHIMLDKVADGDENLYYIVSAVDLRGKETQSEPLFVSIIDSIPPKKVTKLHGKIDKKGVVKIGWCTSGERDLFGYNVFRAEGDTPNQTFLVKVITSPDTNLIDTIALHASSRKVRYIIVPLDYHSNIARQHDTLVLIRPDITPPYPPKINYLSLGDTSVTVKWSASISEDVSVYQLYKQLLPDTAKLLVKIYRTTDTLSFEDTQVEEQKPIRYTIRAVDSEGLVSNDSCALNVTVPRPHRLAGVDNVRILYDAKNIRAHLTWQYSNRRAIKAFYVYRQKDQGDLVKISTLSGQIFEFWDENLQPGLYTYRLMAHSTDNIISIKGKAITLKVK; encoded by the coding sequence ATGAAAAAATATATTTTTAGTGGAATTCTTATTTTTAGTAGTGTAGTGGTTTTTGGGCAGAATCGCCACCAAACCAATACCTCTTCAAGCAAAACCTTAGACAAACCTTTAAAAGTTGTGCCAGCTCCTTCAAAGCCTACCAAGGCTTCTGAAGGGCTGTATATAGTGGCTAAGCATCAAAAAAACTCCATATCTCTTCGTTGGGCACCACTGACACAGGCTATTTGGCAGTTGGGCAAGCAGTATGGCTATATACTCGAAAAAAGTACCATCAAACGAGATGGCAAGTTGCTTACAACCCCTGAAGTGAACCAGCCTATTTTGCTTGAACCGATTGATCAAATGGAATGGCACAAACGTTACCCACAAGATGATTATGTCAAAGCAACTGAGCCAATATATTTTGAAACCCAAGAAGAAAGAATGGAAACCGATACCGCTGTTGTCAGCGGAACACTCAAGGGCAAATACGCATTCTCGGTGATTTGTGCCGACCTATCGCCCAATGTAGCAACATTAATGCGTTTAGGCTATCATGATTCGAGTGTAAAAAACAATGAAGAGTATCTTTATCGTGTACGGGTAAATCATCCTAGCTATCAGACATTGAAAGCCTATAATCAGCTAACAGCAGGCTTACAGCTCAATATCCCTCAATATGCACCCGAGCATCTGAGCGATGTGGATTTTGCAGATAGTACTGTTACCTTACATTGGGATGAAAGTACCTATAATATTTATTCGGGGTATATTATCGAACGCTCTGACGATAATGGGAGTACCTTTACCCGTGTCAACAAAGCACCTTTTGTTCCTGTCGAAAATACACTCCAAGCCAGTGGAATTGTATATGCTTGTAAAGTACCTATTTTACACAAAAATTATAGGTTTCGGGTAAGAGGGCTCGACCCATTTGCTGAGCCCAGTAAACCCTCAAATACAGTACAGGTATATGCTTATCAAACCCAGCTAGTAGGAGCACAAAACCTCAAGGCAAGTTTCCCGGCTAAAAATACCGTAGCCATTAATTGGGAATATCCCGACTCGCTACAGCGTAACCTCAAAGGTTTTATGGTGTACAAAACCAAAAATCTATCTGACCTTACCAAGGTTACGCCTTCTCCTTTGGGTTATAATACACACATTATGCTCGATAAAGTAGCCGATGGAGATGAAAACCTCTACTATATTGTCAGTGCTGTAGATTTGAGAGGTAAAGAAACACAATCAGAACCCCTATTCGTGTCGATTATTGATAGTATCCCTCCCAAAAAGGTAACGAAACTTCATGGTAAAATTGATAAAAAAGGGGTTGTCAAAATAGGTTGGTGTACATCAGGTGAGCGAGATTTGTTTGGTTACAATGTTTTTAGAGCCGAAGGTGATACTCCCAACCAAACTTTTTTAGTAAAGGTTATTACTTCTCCCGATACTAATTTAATAGACACGATAGCACTTCACGCATCTTCAAGAAAAGTACGATATATTATTGTACCACTCGACTACCATTCCAATATTGCTAGACAACACGACACTTTAGTGCTTATACGCCCCGATATAACACCGCCGTACCCTCCCAAGATTAATTACTTATCTCTGGGCGATACCAGTGTAACGGTGAAGTGGTCTGCCAGTATTAGTGAAGATGTTTCCGTTTATCAGCTCTACAAACAATTATTGCCCGATACAGCCAAATTGTTGGTAAAAATATATCGTACCACAGATACACTAAGTTTTGAAGATACACAAGTAGAAGAACAAAAGCCTATACGGTATACGATTAGAGCCGTCGACAGCGAAGGGCTCGTATCAAACGACTCTTGTGCTCTCAATGTTACAGTGCCACGCCCCCATAGATTGGCTGGTGTCGACAACGTGCGGATTCTTTATGATGCCAAAAATATCCGAGCACACCTTACATGGCAATACTCCAATAGGCGGGCTATCAAGGCTTTCTATGTATATCGACAAAAAGACCAAGGCGATTTGGTTAAAATCAGCACTTTGTCGGGGCAAATCTTTGAGTTTTGGGATGAAAATCTTCAACCAGGGCTTTATACTTATCGTTTGATGGCTCATAGTACCGACAACATTATTTCGATAAAGGGTAAAGCTATTACCCTCAAAGTGAAATAA